The genomic interval GCGCACATCCATTTGCGCCGCATGATGGCTGATGAAATCGGGGCGTTCCGCCGCGAACAGGTCGCGCACCTTCGGGTCGCGGATATCCATTTTGTAGAATTTCGCGGCTGGGTTCAAATTTGATTCACGCCCCGTGGAGAGATCGTCAAGAATAACAACCTCGAATCCATTTTCAAGGAACACGTCAACGACGTGAGACCCAATGAAGCCAGCCCCTCCCGTAACAAGTATTTTTGCCATGCAATCAATCCTTTGGTGGTTTTAGTATGCGCCGCGACTTCTCAAAACCGCGGGGATGGTTTGGAAGAGCAACTGCAGATCGAGCCAGATGCTCCAATTGCGGATGTAATACATATCCAAGCGAACGCGCTCATCGTAGGAAATATCTGAGCGCCCGCTCACCTGCCATAAGCCGGTGATGCCGGGCTTCACCGTCAACAAGTTCATATCGAACTGCTTATACATCGCCACTTCTTCCGGCGAGATCATGCGCGGTCCCACCAGCGACATGCTCCCCATCAACACATTGAACAACTGGGGCAATTCGTCGAAACTGATCTTGCGGAGGTAAGCGCCGATCCAGGTCACGCGCGGGTCATTCTTCAATTTATGATTGCGCGCCAGTTCTTCTTTTAGTTCCGGGTGACGATCCAGAATTTCATCGCCGTTCACATGCATGGTGCGGAATTTCAAAGCGTAGAATTTGCGACCATTTAACCCCATGACCCGGCGTTTGTGAATGACGGGTCCTCTCGGCGAGGTAATCTTTACCAGGAGCGCAATCAACAAAAAGACAGGGGTCAAGAGAATCACGCTGATGATCGCCAGCACATAGTCGAGGATCGTTTTTAGCATGATGTCTGTTCCGGTCAACCGCACTTTATGCACGTTGACAAGCGGAACATAAGCAAACTCGTTGACCGTCATGCCGGTCGTAATGACTTCATATAGCCCGGACGACATGCGAAGATTTACCGTATCGGAAATCCCATACTTTTTGAAAATTTCCATCAGGTAATCTCGCGTAGAGAACGCGCTGGATGCCAGAATCACTTCGCCGATCTGAAATTGTTCAATGATCTCACCCAACTGATCCACAGAACCGAGGTTTACAAGATTATTGAAGAGCGGCGTAGTGGCGGCAAACTTTTTGTCCACAAAACCGACCACATGCAAGCCGGAAGTTTCCCACTTTTGCAATTGCTCGGCGAGCCATCTCCCTTCCTGGTTGGCGCCGACGATCACGGCGGGTGTCAGGAAGAAACCGTGTCGGCGCAGGAAGTAGACCACCCGTCGCAGGGTAAATCGCCCAATGATGACAAAAATAACCGTAAGGACCCACGCCATCGCCAGCCACCCGCGTGAAACGATCACCCAGGAAAATGTGAAGCCGGCAATGATAATAAATAAAACCCCTTCCGATGAAGCGCGGAACACCTTTGAATATTCGCGCGTGCCCCCGAGAAGGTTCTCGCGGGCATATAGACCGTGTGCCGCAAAAATCACAAGCCATAATATGGCGGCGCGAATGCTTAATTGGTTGTAATGCGGCAATGACACGAACGCGGTTTCATCAAAAATTCCAAAGGGGACGTTAAAGCGGAGAACATACGAAAACCGGAAGGCAAGCAGGATCATCGCCAAATCCAGCAGAACCAGAGCGGCGCGAAAGAGCGCCCACTGGGTATGCCTGGGTATGACCGAGTTTGCTTTCCCGATTTTCTTCCCCAGCGACATGATGTGCATTTTCTCCATATTCGGTCCTGCGGTTACCATTCTGTCTGCTCCTCGAATTCATTAGCCAGATGAACTGTTGCAAAATGAGCCATACCGCTCGGGCTATTTCCATGTTTAGGTTTGGTGGTTTCGCTGTTGCATGACGATACGTTTTCCAAAAAGTTACTTTGGATTTACTCGTCCTACTCCCCCAAAGCGGTGATGGTTGGATTCTGCCTAGCTCCGCTTCACGCGACTGATTTGACTGCTCCCCAACTCTACAGAGACTTGCCTCTTCTGCAAAAAATTCAAAAGCACTCGAACGCGTTCCTGACCGGAGACTGTTCCGTCGAAAATGGCTTCGTATCCCGCGAACAAACCTTCTTTGATAAGGATCGCGTCGCCGGGTTTTAGATCGCTTAGCCGCGTGTTACTGGATGAGTTAATCTCTGCTACTCGCTTTTGCAGGGTGGAAATCAACGGTTCGGGGACGGGAGAAGGCTCCCCGCCGAAACTGACGAGGTTGGCGGCGCCAGGCATCCACTGAAGAGTCGAAGCGTTGACAATGTCCAAATCGACCTGAATGAATAAGTATCCGGGAAAATACGGCTTGAATTTCCTCGAACGCGGGTTGACAGGCGAAACGCGCAGGCGCGGGTAAAAGACCGGCACATCAGCCGCTTCGAACTGTCGGGCAAGGAAATCTTCTTTGTTGGGTTTGCTTCGAATCGCGTACCAGAATGCTGTCACGTGCGCCTCAAAGGGTTGGTTAAAATTGTTACATATACGCAATGTTCGCGTCTTATATTTGTGCTTTTCGCGAAACCTTGCCCATTATAATAGGGTTAATTTTCCAATCTCAATTGTTTATCCCATACAAGGAATCAATTCAATGAAGCGACCAAATAAATTAGCGGGATTTTTTACAACACTAGCGATTTTGCTTTTGTCCTTGTTTTCAACTCCAAAATCTGCGGGAGCGTCTTGCGCCCCAAACCATATTATCTATGTGGCTTCCAGCGGTTCAGGCGCGGGGGGATGTACCTGGGCGACTGCCTTTCCATTCTTACAAGATGCGATCACGCTGGCAACCAGCGGCGACCAGATCTGGGTGGCAAGCGGAACGTACTACCCGGATGAAGGAGTGGGGCAGATCAATAATGATCGCAACAGCACATTTACCCTGAAAGACGGCGTTTCGGTTTACGGCGGTTTCACTGTTGGCGATACCTTGTTGGCTGATCGAGATTCGAATCCGGCAACAAATGGCACCGTGCTCAGCGGCGATATCGATCAGGTTGCTGGTAATGCAAACAATGCGTACACGGTGGTCACTACCAATGGTTTTCTCACCGATACCTACGTATTGGATGGGTTCACCATCACCGGCGGTAACCAAAATTCAGGGAGCGGGGTCGGCGGCGGCATGTATATCCAAAATACCAGTCCCACGCTTGCGAATCTGATCATCACAGCCAACAATGCGAACGGACGCGGCGGCGGCGTATTTCTTATTTCTGTTTCAGCCGTGGAAGCCAATTACAGCAATGCATCGTTCACAGATGTGACCGTCAGCAACAACACAGCCGGTATTGGCGGCGGCATGTATGTGCAAAATGGAAGCCCTGCCTTCACACGAGTGACCTTTACGGGGAATTCTTCGACGGGCGGCGCGGGCGGCGGTTTGAATGTTCAGACCCTGGGCGGTCCCGGCGTGGACGAGCCAAACCTCCCGACATTGTTGGATGTGGTCTTCGCGAACAACACCTCGGTCGGGGGCGGAGGCATGTTCAACAATAACAGCCAGTCCACATTAAACCGCGTGACCTTCAGCGGAAATACCGCCACACGGCGTGGCGGTGGCATGTTGAATGAGTTTTCCAGCCCTACGTTAACCAACGTGACTTTCAGCGGGAACACATCGACTGAAGCATCCGGCGCCACCCCTTGGGGCGGAGGCGGCATGATGAACATTGGCGCAGACCCGGTATTGAACAACGTTACTTTCAATGGGAATAACAGCGTCAACGGCTCCGGTACGGCGGGTGGCGATGCCATCAAAAACGTAACCTTGACCGGTAATGCCAGCACGCCGGTGATTGAAAATAGTATTTTATGGGGTGACGGCGGGATCAACGATGAAGTGCGCAGTGAAGGCACAAGTTCCGCCACGATCGAAGACAGCATCGTGCAAGGCGGTTGCCCGGCATTGGCAACATGCGCGAATGTCATTAATTCAGACCCGGTGTTGAGCGCGTTGGCAAACAACGGCGGGTATACGCAGACCATGGCGATCAGCGTCACCGGCGCCGCGGACGATGCGGCAGATACAACTACAGCAGACTGCGCCGCTACCGATCAACGCGGGACGGCGCGTCCGCAAGGCGTGGCATGCGATATCGGAGCCTATGAGATCGATGATACTGGGACGCCCACGTTGATCTCTTTCACTCGATTTAATCCAGCGACATCGCCCACAAATGCGGATACTTTGGTTTTCAGTGCAACCTTTAGCGAGACCGTGATCAATGTGAGCGTCGGCGATTTCGCCGTGAACGGGACAACCACCGCGACCGTCACTCTCGTCACACCCATTAGCGGAACCGTGTTTGAAATCACCGTCTCGGGCGGCGACCTGGCGGGATTCAATGGAGTTGTCGGGCTTGATCTTGCTGGCGGGCAAGACATTACCGATTCTGTTGGCAATGCACTCCCCGCCGGCGAACCTGCCACCGATGAAACCTACACACTGGATAATTCTGCGCCGGCATTGACCGCGTTTACCCGTCAAACACCCGCCACCAGCCCAACCAATGCCAATACGCTCGTGTTCCGCGCTACTTTCAACGAAACCGTTGTCAATGTGAGCGTCGGCGATTTCGCCGTGAACGGGACAACCACCGCAACCGTCACTCTCGTCACACCCATTAGCGGAAGTGTGTACGATGTCACCGTCTCCGGCGGCGACCTGGCAGGATTCAATGGAGTTGTCGGGCTTGATCTCGCTGGCGGGCAGGATATCGCAGATAGTGTCGGCAACACATTGCCGGCCGGCGAACCTGCCACCGATGAGACCTACACACTGGATAATTCTGCACCGGCATTGACCTCGTTTACCCGTCAAACACCCGCCACCAGCCCAACCAATGCCGATACGCTCGTGTTCCGCGCTACTTTCAACGAAACCGTTGTCAATGTGAGCATCGGCGATTTCGCCGTGAACGGGACAACCACCGCAACCGTCACTCTCGTCACACCCATTAGCGGAAGTGTGTACGATGTCACCGTCTCGGCGGCGACCTGGCAGGATTCAATGGAGTTGTCGGGCTTGATCTCGCTGGCGGGCAAGATATCGCAGATAGTGTCGGCAACACATTGCCGGCCGGCGAACCTGCCACCGATGAAACCTACACACTGGATAATTCTGCGCCGGCATTGACCTCGTTTACCCGTCAAACACCCGCCACCAGCCCAACCAATGCCGATACGCTCGTGTTCCGCGCCACTTTCAACGAAACCGTTGTCAATGTGAGCGTCGGCGATTTCGCCGTGAACGGCGCCACCACAGCAACAGTGACGCTCGTCACACCCATTAGCGGAAGTGTGTACGATATCACCGTCTCGGGCGGCGACCTGGCGGGATTCAATGGAGTTGTCGGGCTTGATCTCGCTGGCGGGCAAGACATTACCGATTCTGTTGGCAATGCGCTCCCCGCCGGGGAACCCGCCACCGATGAGACCTACACACTGGATAATTCTGCGCCTGCGCTGACATCCTTTGCTCGTCAAACTCCTCCCACCTCACCGACCAATGCCGATACGCTCGTGTTCCGGGCGACTTTCAGCGAAACCGTTATCAACGTGAGCGTCGGTGATTTCGCCGTGAACGGGACAACCACCGCGACCGTCACGCTCGTCACACCCATTAGTGGAAGTGTGTACGATATCACCGTCTCCGGCGGCGACCTGGCAGGATTCAACGGCGTGGTTGGCATCGATTTGAGCGGCGCACAGAACATCACCGATTCCCTTGGCAATGCGCTCCCCGCCGGGGAAC from Candidatus Defluviilinea gracilis carries:
- a CDS encoding sugar transferase, producing the protein MVTAGPNMEKMHIMSLGKKIGKANSVIPRHTQWALFRAALVLLDLAMILLAFRFSYVLRFNVPFGIFDETAFVSLPHYNQLSIRAAILWLVIFAAHGLYARENLLGGTREYSKVFRASSEGVLFIIIAGFTFSWVIVSRGWLAMAWVLTVIFVIIGRFTLRRVVYFLRRHGFFLTPAVIVGANQEGRWLAEQLQKWETSGLHVVGFVDKKFAATTPLFNNLVNLGSVDQLGEIIEQFQIGEVILASSAFSTRDYLMEIFKKYGISDTVNLRMSSGLYEVITTGMTVNEFAYVPLVNVHKVRLTGTDIMLKTILDYVLAIISVILLTPVFLLIALLVKITSPRGPVIHKRRVMGLNGRKFYALKFRTMHVNGDEILDRHPELKEELARNHKLKNDPRVTWIGAYLRKISFDELPQLFNVLMGSMSLVGPRMISPEEVAMYKQFDMNLLTVKPGITGLWQVSGRSDISYDERVRLDMYYIRNWSIWLDLQLLFQTIPAVLRSRGAY